One region of Zingiber officinale cultivar Zhangliang chromosome 7B, Zo_v1.1, whole genome shotgun sequence genomic DNA includes:
- the LOC122006108 gene encoding putative pentatricopeptide repeat-containing protein At1g02420: protein MLLNRILVKPYRRGCDVLPLQKLLLSTGYVAIEADEAAAANADSINTVFHIIINSSSIDLMKRSLKQSKVFISNDLIDGVLKRFRFGHGDPSRALEFFELTGKRKGFFHTGFSYDTMLFILGRSRRFEDAWNLLVEMRQKDRTLITIRTIQIVLARIAKVCSVQQTVESFRKFRRLSIEFDTNCFNALLRTLCQEKSMADARNVYHSLKHDFRPNIQTFNILLSGWKSTEEAEGFFREMAELGVKPDLVSYNCMVDVYCKNRDVEKAYKTIDKMREEEIYPDVITYTSLIGGLGLVGQPDKAKDVLKEMREYGCYPDVAAYNASIRNFCIAKRLENAFSLMTEMTERGLSPNATSYNLFFRIFYWANDLGNSWKLYKRMKINGCLPNTQSCMFLIRLFRRQENVEMALELWNDMVNHGFGSFTLVSDVLIDLLCDTGKLDEAEQCFIQMAEKGQKPSNLSFRRIKVLMELTNRKDSIMNLSNKMAMFEHKIPHGLERIDVPNPC, encoded by the coding sequence ATGCTCTTGAATCGCATCCTTGTCAAACCCTACCGTCGCGGCTGCGATGTCCTTCCGCTCCAGAAGCTCCTCCTTTCTACTGGGTACGTTGCGATTGAAGCAGATGAGGCAGCAGCGGCCAACGCCGACAGCATCAATACCGTCTTCCACATCATCATCAACTCCTCCTCCATCGATTTGATGAAAAGGTCTCTTAAGCAGTCAAAAGTCTTTATTTCCAATGATCTCATCGATGGCGTCCTCAAAAGATTTCGTTTCGGTCACGGGGACCCCTCCCGGGCTCTGGAGTTCTTCGAGCTTACCGGCAAACGCAAAGGGTTCTTCCACACCGGCTTCTCTTATGACACCATGCTCTTTATCCTGGGTCGGAGCAGGCGATTTGAGGACGCATGGAACCTGCTCGTCGAGATGCGGCAGAAAGATCGGACCTTGATCACCATCCGCACCATTCAAATCGTCCTTGCGCGGATTGCCAAGGTTTGTTCCGTCCAGCAGACGGTTGAGAGCTTCCGCAAGTTTCGTAGACTCTCCATTGAGTTCGATACCAATTGTTTCAATGCTCTTTTGAGGACCCTGTGCCAGGAGAAGAGCATGGCCGATGCCCGAAATGTGTATCATAGCCTGAAACACGATTTTCGGCCTAACATTCAGACGTTTAACATATTGTTGTCAGGTTGGAAGTCAACTGAGGAGGCTGAAGGATTCTTCAGGGAGATGGCTGAGCTTGGGGTGAAGCCGGATTTGGTTTCATACAATTGCATGGTAGATGTCTACTGTAAGAACCGTGATGTGGAGAAAGCATATAAGACGATAGATAAGATGAGGGAAGAGGAGATCTACCCTGATGTGATCACATATACTAGTTTGATTGGTGGATTAGGATTGGTAGGTCAACCTGATAAAGCTAAAGATGTTCTAAAGGAAATGAGAGAGTATGGATGTTACCCTGATGTTGCTGCATACAATGCATCTATTCGAAATTTCTGCATTGCAAAAAGGCTTGAGAATGCCTTTTCTTTGATGACTGAGATGACGGAGAGAGGTTTATCTCCAAATGCCACAAGCTATAATCTATTCTTCAGAATCTTCTATTGGGCTAATGACCTAGGGAATTCCTGGAAGCtttacaagaggatgaagataaaTGGATGCTTGCCCAACACGCAGTCTTGCATGTTTCTCATAAGGTTATTCCGCCGGCAGGAGAATGTGGAAATGGCTCTTGAGCTTTGGAATGATATGGTGAATCACGGTTTTGGTTCATTCACGTTGGTCTCTGATGTATTGATTGATCTACTATGCGACACAGGAAAATTAGATGAGGCTGAGCAGTGCTTCATTCAGATGGCTGAGAAAGGGCAGAAGCCAAGCAATTTGTCCTTCCGAAGGATTAAGGTTTTGATGGAACTGACAAACAGGAAAGATTCTATAATGAATCTATCAAACAAGATGGCCATGTTCGAACATAAAATTCCACATGGACTTGAAAGAATTGATGTGCCCAACCCCTGTTAA